Proteins from one Deinococcus apachensis DSM 19763 genomic window:
- a CDS encoding helix-turn-helix domain-containing protein, giving the protein MRDIEAELMAQIEAAMRRSGKTQADFAAHKGVSRQSVNPYFNGKRSLFTETGRDLLEFLGLRIRLEPIEPDSDSKKTS; this is encoded by the coding sequence GTGAGGGACATCGAAGCCGAACTTATGGCACAGATTGAGGCTGCGATGCGACGGTCGGGCAAGACTCAAGCTGACTTCGCCGCGCACAAGGGGGTCTCACGACAGTCAGTAAACCCCTATTTCAACGGCAAGCGCAGCTTGTTTACGGAGACAGGCCGCGACCTGCTGGAGTTTTTGGGGCTCCGCATCCGCCTGGAACCTATAGAGCCTGACTCCGACTCCAAAAAAACCTCCTAA
- a CDS encoding VOC family protein produces MPASPLLNVLDGVFLHVRDLRHAAAWYSAVFDLPLKEHELARNYYTLNAPGERPWITLDDHAADPSFVFQPAPHPVCTFLATDLAAAQARLVALDAGWVGEVTPVHPGLSSLLFRDPDGNMLMAIERR; encoded by the coding sequence GTGCCTGCCTCCCCTCTCCTGAATGTTCTAGATGGCGTGTTCCTGCACGTCCGTGATCTTCGCCATGCCGCTGCGTGGTACAGCGCCGTCTTCGACTTGCCGCTCAAGGAACACGAGCTCGCCCGGAACTACTACACCCTGAACGCGCCGGGGGAGCGCCCCTGGATCACGCTGGACGATCATGCCGCGGATCCCTCCTTCGTGTTCCAGCCCGCGCCCCACCCGGTCTGTACCTTCCTCGCGACGGACCTCGCCGCCGCCCAGGCCCGCCTGGTTGCTCTGGACGCGGGATGGGTCGGTGAGGTCACTCCCGTGCATCCCGGGCTGTCGTCCCTCCTGTTCCGGGATCCGGACGGGAACATGCTGATGGCCATCGAACGCAGGTAG
- a CDS encoding N-acetylmuramoyl-L-alanine amidase, with the protein MKIEQVPAHSGNYTPGRQGTRVDRVVIHVADGTLRGTAAWFADPQCNVSAHFTVGTDGTVIQSVRESDTAWHSGEWAMNLRSVGIEHEGQPSKGPWTPSPAQLAASAELVAGLCQRYGIPADRVHLIAHSEVNPNRAARKNCPGPTWPWDAYIKAVQAVMAPAPAHQPDAQDARPVRLFNPETNTQIGVGTLISGTDKVYVTPDPLAALRK; encoded by the coding sequence ATGAAGATCGAACAAGTGCCCGCCCACAGCGGGAATTACACTCCGGGACGCCAGGGGACGCGGGTGGACCGTGTCGTGATCCACGTGGCCGACGGGACCCTGCGAGGCACGGCTGCCTGGTTCGCTGACCCTCAGTGCAACGTGTCGGCCCACTTCACCGTGGGTACGGACGGCACGGTGATCCAGAGCGTGCGGGAGAGCGACACCGCCTGGCACTCCGGAGAATGGGCCATGAACCTGCGCTCTGTCGGCATTGAGCACGAGGGACAGCCGAGCAAGGGGCCTTGGACCCCAAGCCCGGCCCAGCTCGCCGCCTCGGCGGAACTCGTGGCGGGGCTGTGCCAGCGGTACGGCATTCCCGCCGACCGGGTCCACCTCATCGCCCACAGCGAAGTGAACCCCAACCGGGCGGCCCGCAAGAACTGCCCCGGCCCCACCTGGCCGTGGGACGCCTATATAAAGGCCGTCCAGGCAGTGATGGCGCCCGCACCTGCCCACCAGCCTGACGCGCAGGACGCCCGGCCAGTGAGGCTCTTCAACCCGGAAACGAACACCCAGATCGGCGTGGGCACGCTTATCTCCGGTACCGACAAGGTTTACGTTACCCCCGACCCCCTCGCCGCCCTGCGGAAATAG